The stretch of DNA tatactccattgtacctgtcaatatgacgcggtgcagtttggccttttcaatcttctcttgcatatattgtgtcactcttttgcaaaactgaatttgggggttgctgatgtttatgcttgcagccgtgtaacgctctctgaaatacttcatgcacccatacatgatgaactcaacaattcccacaagaggaaaggcacgacaagaacgcataaccatattgaaacactctgcatggttcgttgtctgaataccataccgtattccgttggtatcataaaggaatgaccatttctccttaggtgcacctcgaatccagtgtgaaaatggattctcaattgaatccctagcctctgcagcctgactcgtgcctgctcctaatgcacttaccttcactagctctgcagtcaactgatcaaccatctgccataatgcattgaattttctctgttgattttgggtgcacaacctcttaaacaggttcttaagatcctttgttcttgaagtggtcatagaagtttgcacccatatgcctaatgcaccacctgttttggacatcgggccacaatggaggcgttgtcgcagttccacgttgcaatttcagtattgattgcagcagacctgcatgcctatcactaataaggcacacatctggacgtgcagcaacaacatgaatcttcactcgttcaaggaaccaataccaactgtctatgttctcattctccacaaatgcaaatgcgagcggaactatttggttgttgcaatctacaccgattgcggtgagtatctgacctttatatcttccagtcaaaaatgtgccatcaatgcagatcaccggaagacaaaactgaaatgctctaacacaagcacctatgcaaaagaaggctcgttgcataattctttgtcccctagtcacggctggtacgaggtatgtgtcataaaagtttccaggatttctagcagcaacctgggataacatccgaggtaggttatcatatgatgcctcgtatgtgccaaaccgcatctcgaacaccctttgtttagcccgccatgccttcaaataactgatggtgtactggtaagtctgctcaatgtgtcgaacaatcatttttggctcataatttatgttgtccataataaacccatacatttgctttgcaacaaagttgcatgatatattgcgatgcgagggaagaccttctgacagcaaacaagtgtgctctgtcacaatgaaacatttccagtttgattTCCATTtccccttgaatgcatgtactcgccatggacatccatcattcacacatttcacctcatattctttactgccagactttacgactctgaattctcgtttcaatgatattgcccatagtctcacagcatcttttacggcttcaatgtttggatatgttgcaccttgcactacctcattccctctgtactctcactcctgatttcgtacatcttctgcaacatgactgccaaaaccatgctccttccactcttttggcaatgagtaccgctcgtcatcagatgagccctcatattcttccatctctattgcggattggtcttctgcctccatctcgtccacaatgctatgtatcctctctccctcatcagcaaggccctgtggtcccatgttttggttccctgtctcttctgactcatcttgctcaacataattggtctctctttgaatactcggagttccttgatctgcacaatgttggatttcattttgtgtcttctcccggatttgaacaagaatggcgagaggccacccacgctctagagctgcttgcatgtacttctgccagtcatcagtgctgtgtatcatcatcaattcccataatttactttctacctcccaattaataagagactggacggtgatcacatgtgtcaacggatcaacacggaacccacgctacagccacttacatatggaaccaaaactcctttccagaggtttatctatggcgctagatgtgcacttaaaggcagaaagatctactccatttggcccatacataacattgtagtcaccataaaatacttgaaattgcatcttgctcgacatatctgtatatcacataatacttatcgagttatactctttacttcactaccttattcaataatccgtaaaaactaagtatgaaattcaactacaacgtataagtattcataactacgtgatgacactcaaattttATACTGCATAggtcaaattctattctaaatcataattaatttataaatacgtctctaatagtactgcaattgtaataataaatgcgtagtactaattttttaaactaatttactactacgtaactacaaactaaagtatcattaaactcctacttaaatggttctactatagcactaattaaattaaattactcctacttaaatgcgtagtacttaaatagaaaaatatataaactaaatgtactaacctgcagatcacaagtgctgaatccagcaggacttcgccgcttcccttctcctcacccctctctttttttctggatttttggtggaattttcggactcaaatgaggagggaaggggggtTGCATCTTATATAAGGGGGCTTACCCCGGTCGCCCacggggtggggggggggggacaggccccctgtcgcccgcggggggggggggggcgacagacccccctgccgcgcccgtgggctgggcccagtggtcgcccgaggggggcgacaggcccccccttcgcccgttgggggggcgacatgccTCTTTTTTTCaaggacctcgttgcaaatttgatgaaaaaataaaattatactttgggcctgtcgccctatggggacgaccgggggatatttttgaaatatttcaaaacagacatatatttttaaaatttttattttttaatataaaaaagaaaaaacggccCGGAgccgcgtcggcgtcggcccAGCCCAGCACACGGCGGCAACCGCCACCCCCGCCGTAGTTTTAACCCCGCGCCGTGAGTCTTGTGACCCCAACTGGCTGGAGCGAGGGCGCCCACGCGCAGGGCGTTGGACCACCTGCCCCGCTCCCCGCGCCGCAcgcaggcagcagcaggcagggtCGTGCGCCGGAGCGAGTCGGTTGCGGGCGGCGCCTCGCTGCTTCGGGCTCGGCGATACAGGGGTCGCCTCGCGCCGGTGCTCCCCCTGCTCGGGACAAACGGAAAacccccgcccgccgcccgtcGTCTGCCGGCCGCGGCCCCGCTCCCCCTTCCCGATTCCTCGTCTCGATCCcatccgccgcccgccccgccaGGCTCCAAAGCCCACGCGCCTTTCCTCCCGTTTCCCCACGCGCGCTCCGCGGCCTCCGCCCCGGCCACGCTCTGCCCCCGAACCCAAAAGTCGCTTTTCGGGCGGCTCGCTAGGGTTTTTTTTCCTGGCCATGTCGTACCCGCTTGTCCCCGCCTGACTCGATTCActcggctgctggctgctgcggcggcctGCGATAGCCAGCTTCCGGGTTCCATCCGACCCACACCTATGGAGGAAGACGAGCAGGCGACGCAggctgagccgccgccgcagcagcaggaagGGGACAAGGagacggagccggagccggagccggagccgcccCGGTGCGGGAGGCACCCGTCCCAGCTCCTTACCGGCATCTGCTCCTCCTGCCTCATGGAGCGCCTCTCCTCCGTGCGCGACCAGCCCGAGGCCGAGATcgtcgaggtcgccgccgcggagcccgcCGGGGGCTCCGGCGCCGCGGACCCGGGCAAGCTGCGGCAGACGCTCATGCTGCTCTTCCAGCTGGACGACTGCGGCGGCGTCGCGCATTCCTCACCAGCCAAGGACCCCCAATCGACGGGGTTTCACTTCGGCTCTGGAGGCGGGGATCGAGGGGGGCAGCGGAAGGGGCCCCGGTCGTGGCTCAGGTCCATTTTGCCGAGGAGAGGGATGCGGTGGAGGAGGAATGGGGGCTCCGGCTCCGTGAAggagccctcgccgccgccgcagccgcggaGGGGGACGGCGGATCCGAGCGCCAGCAACGCGCAGGTGGAGCGGAAGCCGAGCTTCCGGCGCTCGTGCGAGTGGATGGCGTTCCGGGAACCGAGCAGGGGCTCCCTCGAGCCGCCACGCCACTCGTGGGACGGGTCGATGGTGGGCAGGGCCTTCGCGTGCTCCTTCGCATGCTTAGAGGAGCCACCGGATGCGGCGACGAGGAGCAATGCGGAGGAAGCGGTTGTGGAGACTCCAGCCGTGGTTGCGGAGAGCACGAATGGGAGGCACTCAGTTGATGCAGGTGGCGATGGGCGGCGTTTAAGGGGAAGGGGTTCTGATGACACTGGAATGGAGATGTCTGTCTCTGGAGTTGGAAGACGGAGATCCAACAGGTGGAGCAGGGTGTGGGATCGCAGCATAACGAGTCCACTCAAGGAATTTGTGAGGAAGGGGGAGCATGTCCTTGAGCGGTCCCTGTCCGAGTCGAGGAAGGAAATCCGGAGGGGTAAAAATGCGGAAGCAGCAGACATCAGTGATGAAATTCATTCTGGACGCAATGGGCATGTGTCGGGCAGAGCAAGCCATGGCACGAGTCGAAGCTCCCAGGCTGCATCCAATGGGGATGTACAGAATTTCCGGGCCGATTGGCTTAAGAATAGCAAGATTGGCAGAAGCAGAAGTGTGCATTATACATCTCCTGGGAACTTGGACAATGGGATGCTGCGGTTTTATCTGACACCCATGAGAAGCACGAGAACTGCAAACAGAGCGAGAAGGAGAAGTTCACGTTTGTTTGCAAGAGGGCTTTTTGGTTTCATATGATCAGCTCAAGTAGAATGTCGGACCATGCCATGTGTTTTAGAAAatggcagcagcagaagcaactTTTTTTGCAATCTACTTGGTTTCTAAGGATTGGCAACATCGTAAGTTATTCCAACATATTCTTTCCTACAGGAGATTGTTAAGTCCCAACTTAGACTCAAGATGCTTCAATATTAGTTGCAGATTGCAGAATTGCTGCTCAGTTCTTTTAAGATGTTTCTTATAGATGGAATCTGGACAAACCTGTGCAGATTAGTATCACACTGTAATTATTTACGTTGATAATAATATTTGTATTAATTTGTTCCAAGACTTCtcaattcttctgtcttgttCAAGGTATTTAATATTCTCATACGTTTCTCATCCTAATCATATATATTATTGTCAGTGGTTGAAAAAACTTACAAGCTAAAGAATTTTTAACTGCTGTTAAATATGACTAGTATTTAGCCATAGGAATAACCAGACACCAAGGTCCACTTGCTAAAATCTACACAAATAAGGCAATAAGCTGAGCCTCTTCCTCTTTGAGTAAAATTTTCTTTCCTATATTTGGTTGTCTTAGAGATTATTTGGGCCATCATTGCAATGTGGCTGGTCCATGCTGTTCATTGGTAGCCTATAAATGGCATGGTAGGATTCTCTCGTTTGGGCTGTCATCTCCTATCATCCTTCTCATAAATCTTCCATCTGGACTCTGACTGGAGTCTCAATCCAATCCAGCATATTTTCATGCTGAACTGGACTAAGTAATGGATCAAGGATCAACTGCGCCTAAATGTCCCTTAATAgtcattttatttatattttttgaaaCAGGATGATTGTATTGTATTAGATCTGTGCTTCATCATCCAATTGTTTGTTTTATTCATCTCTACCCACCTTACATATTATGTGGTAAATTTCAACGGTGTAAACATGAATTATGAACtacataaatttaattggccttCAAGAGTTGTTCAGCATTTCAGTTTAATGCATTCTGAAGGTTgtcatttctttctttctttcttgttgAATTATGAACTACATAAATTTAATTAGCCTTCAAGACTACGTTGTTCAGCATTTCAGCTTAATGCATTCAGAAGATTgtcatttctttctttctttctttcttcgaGTGGGTCGGGGCCTTGTTGGCATGGTCAGTTAAGTGTTGATTACCTTCAAAATCCTATTTCTCTAATTTTACGTGTGTCACTAACTGATCAGGTGATATATGAGCGGGACAATTTGTCTTTGGGAATTAACTTTCAATTGAGTTTCTGCAACTACTTTTTCCTTGAAACTTTTGCAGGTTGCAGAGAATTCACATGCCCTCAGTGTTGCTCTCTTGCATATTTGGCCCCTTCAGTCTCCTACTCGGCCAGCATCCTCCTATCCACATAAACATACTATGCAGTCTCCAACTGACATTTCTGTTCCATCAGCATACTTCCTGGTTTGAAAATTACTTGGAGAAATCGTGCTGCTATATGGAAATTTGGTGTATTATTTCTCCAGCGCCTGAATGCGACCTTGCTGTCAGGCAAACAATTCTTGAATAAAGTCAGAACAAAACCAGAGGATCCAATCACTCTCAGAGTGGTCCAACCATATGGGTAAGAATGAAGCAATGTAGACCATGGACAAAGAGGAAGATTTCATTAGCATTGTAGGCAATCAAGAAATAACATACAAGGGAATGAAATGCAGTCGTGAGCAACAGTAACATGCTTTCTAAATAAGCCGGGGAGACTACCAGTTGCTTTCTAACTTGGCCGAAGAGACTACCACAGCATACATACTCCAAATGATATTAAGAGCTGCCGATGGCCTAGCCTGCATTTCTAAATTCCCATTCTGTATGGCATCAGAGTCAAAAGCACTCTGGTGCTTGTATTGAAATGAAATACAAATGGAGAACACTCAGATTCGAACTATATCTCTCAATGTCTTTCCAGAGTTGGTAAGGTGGTATGTGTCACATCAGAGGTGGTGGGCTACAATTCTTTGTGTACATGTGGGATTGTTATAGCGGTGTATAAAGTTTGGCTCTGTTATTTCTTTCTCCATCAACCTGAACTTTGTTGGCCTAATTGTCTGTGCAGTTTCTTCCTCTGTAATCCTGAACTTTGGTGCAATTTGGCATTGATATTTAAGTTCTCTTTATGAAATATTGATTTTTCTACCAAtatctagtttttttatttgagtAAATACGGATCTTACGATGCTGCATAATCCATACTTCCGGTGGTGTTTTAGTTTTGCACATGTTCTGTACATGGTCAAAAACTCAAAATGCATAATTTAATGATAGTGTTATGTAGTTGAATTTACAAAAATATCATGGAAACACTTCGAATCACATTTTGCAAGTCTCATCTCGTGTTTTTCCTTCCTTATGATGCAAAGTTTTATTTTGAATTAGAGTTGTACCGCTATAGTATAATCAAGCTGTTATGACGCGGGCTACTAATAGCAATAGTAGAGATATTTGTATTTCTTTCGCTGGTTAACATGGTAACTTACATGTCCTAGAACGAACATAATATCTTCATTTAACACTTTGGTATTAAAATAATTAATACATAAGGTTTTCCCATGTCTACTCTGGATGTTGCTTTTGTAATAATTTAATTTACCATAACTATGTGTAACAATATCTTTGTACTCTCCGTACATCAAATTGTCAGTTGTACACTAGTGAATCTTTGCATATCCGAATTACATCGTATGTGTGCAATGGTCACGCTATGTCTTTCACTGATCTTCTCCTATCTTCTTATCGTTGCGACCACACTATGAGCTGGCGACTTGGCTAGTATAGGGAAGACGTTATTTCTAGCTTTAAATTAACGATATCTCTAGGTTATCAATAGATTTATTTTTGGgtaaatttatatatttattagttatatttgatATCAACTCTTTAGATTAAGTCTGCACCGTTAAACCATCATAAAATTTTAAGTATATTCTTTTATTATTTATATGGTAATTCTAGACTCTCTCGTGAATATGGTGGCTGTTATATTAAGATACTAGATTGTTTAAGTACAAACAGATTCTTTTCCTAATCGGTATTGTTCCTTGCCTGTTAGTTGTCCCTTTCCTCTGCGGTCTGCGCTTTACTCTCCTCctgcctccctctcccctgtgCGGCGGTGACCATCGCAATAAATAAAACCAACAATaatagagagagaagagagagagagagaaagagagaggagacaGCAACACCGGCTGCTTAATCTCTTCTTTTCCTCGGCTTATCTCCAAGGGCGCATCTCCAGAAGCGGAAGGGAGGAACGGAGCGGCGAATTCTTGTTTTCGCGCAAGATGTCTTCCCCAAGCAAGCGCCGGGAGATGGACCTCATGAAGCTGTGAGGACAGGGGGGCGATTCAGTGATTTTCCTTTGGGATTTCGATGGGGATTTCCTTGATCTGTGTTTCTGTTACCTGTCGATGCCTGCAGGATGATGAGCGACTACAAGGTGGAGATGGTGAACGATGGGATGCAGGAGTTCTTTGTTGACTTCCGTGGGCCTAACGAAAGTACGGATTTTCACTCAGGAGGCCAATTTGATTCCGTTTCTTGCGCCGATGATTCTGTAGCTTCTGATTTCTGATCTAGATAGACTGACTGAAGAACGAGTATTCAGGAAGTTGGAGTTTTTGTTGATCATTGTAGCCTTTAGCTTCCAAAATTGATGTAGCTTGAGAACAGATATGATCAGATCCCCAATTTAACCTGTTGCTGAGCTGCTTTTTCTTTCTGTGTTGTCATCAGTATCTGAATGATGTACTTGAAGCTTCAGTCTTGTTAGTACTGATTTATGATGACCAGCTGCACTTTCTGAAGGATGCTTTGCTGAATTTAATAGGCATTTATCAAGGAGGCGTGTGGAAGGTTAGAGTAGAACTGCCAGATGCATATCCATACAAATCCCCGTCGATTGGTTTCATCAATAAGATATATCACCCAAATGTCGATGAAATGTGAGTACCTTTGAACTCGATAAGTTGTTACTTTGTCTATTCAAATCATGATAACAATTTAGTTTCTAACCACTTCTGGATGGATGCAAACTGTAGGTCTGGTTCAGTCTGTTTGGATGTCATCAACCAAACATGGAGCCCAATGTTTGGTAATAATTGATCTTTCCGTTTCATTACCTGTGGACATCCAGTTGGTTAATATCCCCTGTTGCGTTATCATTACAACTGGAACTCCAGGTGCTTTGTACTTTAAATCTATCAGTGATATTTTGCAGATCTTGTCAATGTGTTTGAGGTCTTCCTCCCACAACTTCTACTATATCCAAATCCTTCTGATCCATTGAATGGAGATGCTGCTGCATTGATGATGCGTGATCGGCCTGCTTATGAACAAAAAGTGAAAGGTAACCAGATTAAGCATTGTCTGTTTATTGGTACCTATATTGCAACCTTATTGTAGATTACATTAAATATTTAACAATGGCAGTAAGAATTGAGATGCGGTTGTACTGGATTTGCTTTGCAGTTTGCAACAGTAGAACACGTCAATACATGGCAGTCTTGTAATTCTGACTAATCAATTTGATCTTGCAAACTACAGTAGTTTAGTGGACAACTCATCATAATCAATAAATACATGTTCGAGAATACTTCCACACAGGTTTGAAATTCTTACCAAAAGCCTTCGAAGAATATTGGTTTGTTATAGGTGGCCACTTAGTCCACCACAGATAAGTTAATTCACCTGTTAGGTTCTAATACATATTCTTGACTGGAGCAGTATTAGGGAAATTGCTTAGGTTTTAAGCTCGGCATGTTTTTTGAGTGGGTTTGGATCTGTAAGCCAATAAATTTTAGTTGCCAATATGAGAATCCCTGTGTTGGGATTGGGGATGGCACAGAATAGGCTGTGTTCTTGTTGAGAGGTCATGAGAGCAATGCTAACAGGTAGGTTTATTGGTTGCAATTTGGATCTCCTCCATATCCTAAAGAAATCCTGAAAAACTTGTACGAAGTGATTACATCTTCAAAAGGAATTCTGTGGTGGGGAAGTTCCATTTACCCACCAACATGTACCATGTGTTTTACTGTTAAGACCTTAATTTACCCGCCAACACGTCCCTCACTGGATTATTAATTTATCATGATGCTATGGAACTGTTCCTCTACTAATTGAACCGTGCTGAATTCCTCGGTACTTGAGAGCTGAGTTTCGCTTGGCCATTGTTCCTGCAGAGTACTGCGAAAAATATGCCAAACCAGAGGATGCTGGGGTAGTCCCAGAGGACAAGTCCAGTGACGAAGAGCTgagtgaggaagaagatgactcCGGTGACGAGGAGATACTGGGGAAACCAGATCCGTAGACAAGTTGTAACCTTTTCCTCTGGCTAATCAGCACGCCACGTTTATTGCAGCAACTGCAATGAAACAGTCTCTGAACCCTTCCCGTGCAGCCTGAATGTCGTGTAAATAAACTGCAGTGTCATGTTCCCTAATGTTATTTCCACCCTGAAATTGACCGATTCGATGTCCAGCAGCACTGCTTTGCCCCAAGTATCATGATTTGTAGATCTCTGAAGTTGGATTGGCCGATAATTGTGCATAATTGTTCACAAGCAAATTCCCCAATAATTCAGATGATGTTGGCCTTCACATTCTCAGTCGTTGCATAGCTACCTCACTGTCCTTCAGACATTGACCGAGAAGATGCAATCAAAAATCATTGGCTAGCTCTGGTGGTATGGATGCAAATTCAAAACTTTGAATTATCTTTTGGATTAGCAATGGCATTAGtactaaatattttattttatatagtAAAGTAAAAGGAATCCTCATGGCTTCCACAATTTCATGCAACTCGGAGATGGAATCAAGCCACATGGAGCACGCAACACATTTTGACTTGATCAAGCTGTTCACGTCGTCTGCGAtggtggtggttttggtttgccACGCTTCACGCTTGTGCCGTTGGCCGCCCAAACCAAACCGTCTCGTCAGTCCTCGGTCCTCACATGGCGAGAGTGGCGTGGACAGGCGcactcgccgccgccttcctcctgTGCGCGGCCGCCGGGGTGGCGCTGGGGGCGAAGCGGCTGCCCATCCCGGACGACCTGCGCGACGTggtggacgacgaggaggacgacgaatGGCGCAACTGGGGTGCGAGCCACTCGCGGGGCCCGGGCCGCGGCGACGGCCCGCCGCCGGACCTATCACGGATGGATCCGCCCGCCCTccaggccgagctcctccgcgGCCAAACCGGGCCCTCGTTCGGCTTCGTCAAGCTCCGCCCCGGCACCCCTCGCTCTCGGGTGCGGATCCCGCGATCGCCGCCACGGCAGCGGGCTCGTTGCCTCGTTTGACCATGGCATTAAAATCctgtattgttttttttttcaggaggATGTGGTGGGGATCGCGACGAGGTGGAGCAATGTGCTGCGAACCGGATCGGTGGAGGCCAAATTC from Panicum virgatum strain AP13 chromosome 9K, P.virgatum_v5, whole genome shotgun sequence encodes:
- the LOC120647301 gene encoding uncharacterized protein LOC120647301, with amino-acid sequence MEEDEQATQAEPPPQQQEGDKETEPEPEPEPPRCGRHPSQLLTGICSSCLMERLSSVRDQPEAEIVEVAAAEPAGGSGAADPGKLRQTLMLLFQLDDCGGVAHSSPAKDPQSTGFHFGSGGGDRGGQRKGPRSWLRSILPRRGMRWRRNGGSGSVKEPSPPPQPRRGTADPSASNAQVERKPSFRRSCEWMAFREPSRGSLEPPRHSWDGSMVGRAFACSFACLEEPPDAATRSNAEEAVVETPAVVAESTNGRHSVDAGGDGRRLRGRGSDDTGMEMSVSGVGRRRSNRWSRVWDRSITSPLKEFVRKGEHVLERSLSESRKEIRRGKNAEAADISDEIHSGRNGHVSGRASHGTSRSSQAASNGDVQNFRADWLKNSKIGRSRSVHYTSPGNLDNGMLRFYLTPMRSTRTANRARRRSSRLFARGLFGFI
- the LOC120647302 gene encoding ubiquitin-conjugating enzyme E2 4-like isoform X2 encodes the protein MSSPSKRREMDLMKLMMSDYKVEMVNDGMQEFFVDFRGPNESIYQGGVWKVRVELPDAYPYKSPSIGFINKIYHPNVDEMSGSVCLDVINQTWSPMFDLVNVFEVFLPQLLLYPNPSDPLNGDAAALMMRDRPAYEQKVKEYCEKYAKPEDAGVVPEDKSSDEELSEEEDDSGDEEILGKPDP
- the LOC120647302 gene encoding uncharacterized protein LOC120647302 isoform X1, producing the protein MARVAWTGALAAAFLLCAAAGVALGAKRLPIPDDLRDVVDDEEDDEWRNWGASHSRGPGRGDGPPPDLSRMDPPALQAELLRGQTGPSFGFVKLRPGTPRSREDVVGIATRWSNVLRTGSVEAKFVAVDFGTLMFTMERGRDILELKEFILSQAEAYEFKIGDQVFRRPGDPPLDQVLEKLQKEKSNKPKEEL